TGTGTTATTATATGATTGATTCAATCCATGCAACGTCCGGTTACCAATCCCCATGCCTATGTTTTCCCTAATTGATACTCTCTTGAAAGATAGTTTGCACTTGGCAATTGCTGGGTATTGCGGCTTTTTGTTACTACtgcaatcaaacaacaatcacTTCATTGCATTCTCTACTAATAAATTCTCTCAAGCAAGTATCTATTTCCAAGTGTATATTTTTGACTCCCCTTTTGACGAATATGAATTTGGGTTGCGATACTTCCGCACGAagaatgttgcgatcccctacacttgtggttacCATCGAGGGGAAATGGTTTTACCACATTCTTTTGCTGCACACGCGCTATTTTGGGTCATATTTGCTTGTATGTGTGTGTCACTTAGGAAGGGGGAGGGGCATGTCTGAGGAGATGGTTCCCTTAGAAGTGGCACCCCTGGTTTCATCAAAAGGATACTACCAAAGACGGAAGAGTCCAATAATTGCATGCCAAGATGATCAAGATGGAGGTCGACTGTCGCCAACCAAGACCCCCATATAAGAGCATATCCTTAGGTGGAAGGGGGCATTCGACCACTTCAAGAACCCTGGGAGTCTAGTTAGCACATTAGTAGATTCAATCTGGGTACTCAATCTAGATCGTCCAGCTCCATCCCCGACGACTTAATCTTCAACTCACCGGATAGGCCATTGTGCACCCCATTCCTGATATTTATGAGGTATGCTTGGTTTGGTTCCGTAAAATGGCATGGCAATATTTAGGCAAGCCAGAACAATGGGTTACCGATTGGTTGACAACCAACTCACCTCGGTAGCCTTAGAAAACTTACCAATTTCTTGGAAGTTTTAAAGTTTCCAAGAGTTGGCATGCCCAACCGAGCATGATCATGGAATTCATGGAGATGGCCTGTAACACTGCACCCTCTTGATTATGTCCTTTGTCACTTTATGGTCCATGTTAGTGATTGGCAAAGACATACAAAAAAATGTCAGTTTCTCCCTCCAAAATGTTCCAAAATACGGTCGCCAACCAAGACCCCCATATAAGAGCATGTCCTTAGGTGGAAGGGGGCCTTCAACCGCTTCAAAGAACCCTGGGAGTCTAGTTAGCACATTAGTAGATTGTCTAGTTAGCACATTAGTAGATTCAATCTGGGTACTCCATCTAGATCATCCAGCTCCATCCCCGATGACTTAATCTTCAACTGATAGGCCATTGTGCACCCCATTGCTAATATTTATGAGGTACGCTTGGTTTGGTTCCATAAAATGGCATGGCAATATTTAGGCAAGCCAAAACAATGGGTTACCGATTGGTTGACTACTAACTCACCTCGCTAGCCTTAGAAAACTTACCAATTTCCTGGAAGTTTTAAAGTTTCCAAGAGTTGGCATGCCCAACCGAGCATGATCACGGCATTCATGAAGATGATCTGTAACATTGCGCCCTCTTGATTATGTCCTTCGTCACTTTATGGTCCATGTTAGTGATTGGCAAAGACATACCAAAAAAGTGTCAGTTTCTTCCTCCGAAATGTTCCAAAATACGCCAAGGATTTACCCTCCTCCTTGCATATGGCTTGAATGTTGTGGTCCCACCAATCATCAAGACGCGACAAGTCTAGCGCCCAAGTGCGTAATAATGGGCTTGCATGAGAAACGTCGTGGATTTGAAGCGTCGTTATAATTTGACAACTGAGAATGCATCCAACTGTCATCTTAGAGCTCCACCCTTACTAAGTGACATTTGTCGAGTAAGTAAAAAAGAAGAGGGGGTAACTCATAGGGGTGGCGCCGTGAAGCCACCTTGTATGACTAAAGCGCCTTTGATCCATAGCCAATGGTGATGACCATCACCTCACGAAGGAGGTCCATGTTGAAGTTGTCGCGAGAAAGCAGATATGGTGACAATGGTCAAAGTCTTGCTAGACTTCTTGAAGTCAAAGACCCGAGAAAACCAAGATATGTAGATCTACTCATCACCTTCCAGCTGACACACATATCTCCTGCATTAGTTGTGCTTAGTGTTGGCTACCCCGCGACAACTATCTCTTGTGCTGTGAAACTTGTGATGTTCCTATAACTAATGGCTACCTGATGTCAGCATAGAGTTAGCATTTCAAAGAAGAAAAAATGAAGTTAGCTGTAAAAAAATATAGTTTTCTTATATTTTCTTTAGGGATTTCTTTTGAGCAGTCCTCCTATGTTTTTTTCCAGTGCTTTCTCTAGGGTTTTATTTTGGAACGAGAACCCCCTTCCATTTTCTAGGGTGGGTCGAACCGACCGTCCGATCTGGCACCTGTAGACGCAGAACCGTGGGATCTACCACTCGCTTTCCCGTGTGAAGTGTACAAGTACTCTCCAACAAACCAAGCCACGCCAAAAGAGGCAACAGGAGCTAGTCATCACCAAGACAAAAGTAACTGAAGAGGGAGAGCACCAAGCGAACCAGCActtgcggcggcggcgagatggcCTCGGGCAATCGCGCAATCCCGATCGAGAACGGCGAGGTCCTCCCTGCCGCCGGAGGCAATGGCGAGGGTGGGAACGGCGGCAGCGGCGACGGATTCAACCGCAACCGCTCCTCCGTGGACCAGGttcgcgtgcgtgcgtgcgtgcgtgtgttacAGCTTGCAGCGTAGCCTCTTTGCCTCGCGTTTCGAGGGTTTGAGCGCCTGCGGTGTTTGTGGCGTCGGGTGCTAACGAGGATAGGGTATGGTGTGGTGATGTGCAGCAGATTGATGACATGCGGAGGAGgctgcgggagttggaggagaccgAGCGCGAGATgctagccgtcgccgccgccgccgcgtcgcatGGTAATCTGTCCTAGTCGCCACCACCCTCTCCGTTCCTGCTCGTGTAATTAGCGCTTTGTTTCGTCTTTGGTGGTTGCCCGGATTGAAATTGGTTGGATGCACGTGAGATCCCGAGCGCCTTGTTACTTGGGCGTCATTCATGTGATTAGATTTGTGCCACTCTCGATGTGGAATCGCTGACACTACGTGATCGGTTTGATCTTCACTTTCCAGTCAACAGGCTCCTAGTTTCTTCGTTTCTGACGACTTCTGTGTGGTTGGTTGTCGGAATAGTTGCTGCCTTTGAGTACTTGTAGGTGCTGGGTGAGTGCATCTTTTGAGCATTGTGTGTTTGTTCATTTCATTGCCCTGTTGATTTGTGTTGTACCAGTAATATGCATTTGAACAGCTTTGGTAAGGATTGTTACAGTGTTTAAGGTGATAGGCAGGCAGCGGGGGTGATGTCGGCGCCTAATCATGGGCTAGGCAGCCCCCTAGACGCGTAAAGCAGGACCGTAGCGCCTCGTGGGCGGGCTACGTACATGGCTGTCTTTTGGAGTAGGGGTATAATGATGGTGCATTACTTAGACTCACCTGGTTACGTGGTGGATTAGTGTTGCTAAGCATTATTTACTACAATTGCTGTAAAGTGTAAACCATCTTCCTTCTCGCAACTCGTCACATTTACTATCCGGAGACGGTTAGAATGTTATTTTCGAGCGTCAACAATTGCACTTTTGTAGAGCATCATCAAGTCATTGAGCTCATCCTGCATTCCACATTTCCCGAAATGTTACCGATGTGTCCAGATGGAATTCAGTTATGAACGGAGTATTTTTTTAGACAAATGGCACTAAATAGTGCACCAAATCAATCATGAACGATGTAAATTAGGAAAGGGGTCTGCTTACGTACCTGATTCGAGATAATAATGCACACATATGGTGCATTTGAAAATGTCATAACCAAAGCTGTAAGAATAGATTACCATGATGATGGTTTGAAGTTGATGAAAATGTTCTATGGAAAGCATGGTTTATATACACCGATAATGCCACTAAAGTTTATGGTTGtaacctttttttcttcttctactgGTACATGCTTACTGCTGCTTCTGATATTTTTCTGACAGCAAAGAGAAATGTGAGATGACCTGGTTTAAAATGCACACATATGGTGCATTTAAAGATGATATTGTGTACACGATTAAGTGTTTGCTTCAAGCCTCACCCTTTACATACTTACTTAATAAGTATGGTTATAAATAGAAACATAGATGCTGATTAAAGATCCTAATCGACGGCGTCTTCTTTCTTTTGCGTTTGATTCTTTCTGATCATGAGTGCCGTGCCATGCCATGCCGTTGTTTCATTATTTTTAATGAACTCTCTGCCTTCAGTTAGCCATTAAACTCTACAATCTGTTTACACTTTTTTCCTCCTTCGGTCTATTTTTTCAGATGATCCAGCTGCAGCGGCAACCGCACTCGAAAAGGCAGAGGTGGATGCTCGCTCCATCTATGTTGGAAATGTGAGGTTTTCTTCTTGTTTTGTTTCTTATCCTAAAGTGTACTTCTAGCATGTCCATGAAGAACTTTCCAATATGCAGTAGCACACAGAGCCAGAAAGTTTTGCATTGCTATTTGTTACGCCAAGAATCTGGATTACGGGGAGCACTTTTAATAAATTATGACTGCTACTGAGATGATACTTTCTTTCTTGATTTTACCATCCCATTTCTTCCTGAGGTTTATGGCATCCTCATCTGCtgttttagtactccctccgttcacaaatataagatgttctaacttcttTCTGAATTGGAtatatatagacatgttttagcgtgtttgttcactcatttcagtccgtatgtagtccatattgaaatatccaaaacggcTTATACTTGTGAACGGACGGAGTACTTCTCTtgaaaaaataaattaaaaatagCATTGAATAGTTCTTAGCTACTCCAGTGCAGCTGTTTTAAGTATTCTATTACCACCTTGCCTCAGGTTGACTATGGGTGTTTGCCAGAGGAAGTTCAGGAGCATTTTCAGGATTGTGGAACTGTCAACAGGGTTACAATTCTGACAGACTTTTATGGCAACCCCAAAGGATATGCTTACGTGGAGTTTCAGGAAGCTCAGTCAGTCCAAAATGCTCTCCGGCTGAATGATACAGAACTGCATGGCCGTCCTTTGAAGGTTCAAAACGAACCTTTTTACAATTTGCACTCACTGTTGTTTTGAACTTTCTAACATTTACTTGCGTGCTCTTTTTTTATAGGTGTGTCCAAAAAGAACTAATGTTCCAGGAATGAGCCACCATAGGGGAAGGCGCCCGTTTCAACCTTACTATCCCCCCTGTCCGGCATTTGGGTAAGGTGTCTCTTCATGAAGATGTATTGCACTTAGATGTGGAAAGATTAAGTCAGCATGTTTCCAATTGTGGCTTAGGTAGGACTAATGGAATTTTTCTAGGTGAATCATTTTTTAGCGACTGTTTCTAGATATTGATCTTTTCAGCTAAATTTTGGGTTATCCTGATTTCATTGGAATTTTTTTTGCATAAGCCTAATCAAGACCAACCCAGTACTTCTGTTTGAATAGAGCAGAATTTCAATCGTAAACTGTATATAATATAAAGTAAATGAAAGGATTCGAAGAATATGGCATGCGGAGGCCATTCTTGTAATGCATCCGACTAGTTGTGCACCAAACATTCAGGCGAACTTTTATTCCCTGGGATCTCCTCTTTTCCTGAGGTTACCAAAAATCCAAAATGGAGCCCAAGATGAGAGAAATTCAAACAGAATTCCCAGGATGACCTTTCTGATGTTCTGTTTTTCTCTGCAGGAGGTCACCCAGGTTCAGGAGGTCACCCAGGTTCTGTCCCTATTCCTGATTCTGCTGGGTTGCTATGACTTCAGGTTTTTGCTAGCGAATTTCCATGATACATACAGAAGATACAGGCAAAGACCCTGAAAGGCTGC
The sequence above is a segment of the Triticum dicoccoides isolate Atlit2015 ecotype Zavitan chromosome 1A, WEW_v2.0, whole genome shotgun sequence genome. Coding sequences within it:
- the LOC119275588 gene encoding polyadenylate-binding protein 1-like, with amino-acid sequence MASGNRAIPIENGEVLPAAGGNGEGGNGGSGDGFNRNRSSVDQQIDDMRRRLRELEETEREMLAVAAAAASHDDPAAAATALEKAEVDARSIYVGNVDYGCLPEEVQEHFQDCGTVNRVTILTDFYGNPKGYAYVEFQEAQSVQNALRLNDTELHGRPLKVCPKRTNVPGMSHHRGRRPFQPYYPPCPAFGRSPRFRRSPRFCPYS